A window of the Cannabis sativa cultivar Pink pepper isolate KNU-18-1 chromosome X, ASM2916894v1, whole genome shotgun sequence genome harbors these coding sequences:
- the LOC133032312 gene encoding uncharacterized protein LOC133032312, protein MVAERWLRKIKKNFNIIGTPEEYQVTFAVSKLEGGAVDWRALIGVFDGLRQGDMTVNEFYMKFVELSSYAYPGVVDQPLVIEQFMRRLRPAIRGPIAPLTFNNLNECVTAALRTKAHVEGNEKKNTSRGRGNDRKMTKKNQGQWSQGQQFSGGSTSSGSSGKTRSGPYGCFSCGQQGHKTKDCPQRQQRFQASHGGPIGSYVESTPFHGQPRTNQSQSSSYGFTPQLGQKSQYQHQFRPQGSGFNMGYSQGFQTPAPSGSQRGYNQGGGSGASTSYPSQGRGKAKAKSSAQAYALGVDDVHGGADQGVVDGIVLISHSWAHVLFDTGASHSFISLMFASMLGLSWETFSPALHLSVPMGGHGEVSTICRSVCIVFEGHKLSGNLLVLPMGKFDVILGMDWLSKYQAIVDCSRKRVTLLIPSGDFIVYRANTSAVRQNPILRACLGGKRNLECYGNLFAIDDESRNLDQFPWISVVSGFPDMFPEDLPGLPPDREIEFCIDLIPGAQPVFIAPYRMAPAELVELKKQLGELMDKRYIRHSTSPWGAPVLFAKKADGTLRLCVDYRKLNQMTIKNKYPLPRIDELFDQLGGSKFFSKIDLRSGYHQLRIREEDIPKTAFRTHYGHFEFLVMPFGLTNAPAAFMDLMNRVFRPFLDKFVVVFIDVILVYSKTREDHAEHLTTVLQTLRDHQLYAKKEKCEFWMTEVKFLGHVISQDGITVDPAKINSILQWERPKNVTEV, encoded by the exons ATGGTAGCTGAAAGGTGGTTgaggaaaataaagaaaaatttcaacataatagGAACACCTGAGGAATACCAAGTTACTTTCGCTGTGTCCAAGTTAGAGGGTGGTGCAGTAGATTG GAGGGCTCTTATTGGAGTATTTGATGGTTTAAGACAAGGGGATATGACTGTGAATGAATTTTACATGAAGTTTGTAGAGCTATCCTCTTATGCATATCCTGGTGTTGTTGATCAACCCTTGGTGATTGAACAGTTCATGCGTCGTTTGAGGCCTGCGATACGTGGTCCAATAGCCCCTTTGACCTTTAACAACCTGAATGAGTGTGTGACAGCAGCCTTGCGAACTAAGGCTCATGTAGAAGGGAATGAGAAGAAGAACACAAGCAGAGGAAGAGGAAATGACCGAAAGATGACCAAGAAGAATCAAGGACAGTGGTCCCAAGGACAACAATTTAGTGGGGGTAGCACTAGTAGTGGTTCATCTGGAAAGACTCGTAGTGGACCATATGGGTGTTTCAGTTGTGGTCAACAAGGTCACAAGACGAAAGATTGCCCGCAACGACAACAAAGATTTCAAGCATCTCATGGAGGACCCATAGGGAGCTATGTAGAGTCTACTCCTTTTCATGGACAGCCCAGGACAAACCAGTCTCAGTCTTCATCCTATGGTTTCACACCCCAATTGGGCCAGAAGTCTCAGTATCAACATCAGTTCAGGCCACAAGGTTCAGGGTTCAACATGGGGTACTCACAAGGTTTCCAAACTCCTGCTCCTAGTGGGAGTCAAAGAGGGTACAATCAAGGTGGAGGGTCTGGTGCAAGTACAAGCTATCCTAGTCAGGGAAGGGGCAAGGCAAAAGCAAAGTCATCCGCTCAAGCCTACGCTCTTGGGGTTGATGATGTACACGGCGGTGCTGACCAGGGAGTTGTTGATGGTATAGTTCTTATCTCACACTCTTGGGCTCATGTGTTATTTGATACGGGTGCATCGCATTCCTTTATATCTTTGATGTTTGCTAGTATGTTGGGTTTGAgttgggaaacttttagtcctgcatTGCATTTGAGTGTACCTATGGGGGGACATGGTGAGGTATCCACCATATGTAGGTCAGTTTGTATTGTGTTCGAGGGACACAAGTTGTCTGGAAACTTACTAGTGTTGCCTATGGGGAAATTTGATGTAATTCTTGGTATGGATTGGTTGTCTAAATACCAAGCTATTGTGGATTGTTCACGTAAAAGAGTGACTCTTTTAATCCCTAGTGGTGATTTCATTGTTTATCGAGCCAACACGAGTGCAGTGAGACAAAATCCTATCTTAAGggcatgtttaggtggaaagAGAAACTTAGAGTGTTATGGGAATCTGTTTGCGATCGATGATGAGTCTAGGAATTTAGACCAGTTCCCTTGGATATCAGTGGTTAGTGGTTTTCCGGATATGTTTCCAGAGGATttaccagggttaccacctgatAGGGAGATCGAGTTTTGCATTGATTTGATTCCCGGAGCTCAACCAGTTTTTATTGCACCTTATCGCATGGCACCTGCAGAGTTGGTTGAATTGAAAAAACAATTAGGGGAGTTAATGGATAAGCGCTACATCAGACATAGTACTTCTCCATGGGGAGCTCCAGTCTTGTTTGCCAAGAAAGCTGATGGGACTTTGCGACTTTGTGTCGACTATAGAAAGCTGAATCAgatgacaattaaaaacaaatatccTCTACCGAGGATTGATGAATTATttgatcaacttggtggttcaaagttcttttcaaagattgatttgaGGTCAGGCTACCATCAATTGAGGATTAGGGAAGAAGATATCCCTAAGACTGCTTTCAGGACACATTATGGACACTTTGAGTTTTTGGTAATGCCATTTGGGTTAACGAATGCACCTGCTgcatttatggatcttatgaatagagtcTTTAGACCTTTCTTGGATAAGTTTGTGGTGGTATTTATTGATGTTATCTTGGTGTATTCTAAGACACGTGAGGATCATGCTGAACACTTGACAACAGTATTACAGACATTGAGAGATCATCAATTATACGCTAAGAAAGAGAAGTGTGAATTTTGGATGACTGAAGTCAAGTTCTTGGGCCATGTAATTTCTCAAGATGGTATCACCGTTGATCCTGCAAAGATAAACTCTATTCTACAGTGGGAAAGACCAAAGAATGTCACTGAAGTTTGA